The following coding sequences lie in one Arachis stenosperma cultivar V10309 chromosome 5, arast.V10309.gnm1.PFL2, whole genome shotgun sequence genomic window:
- the LOC130979556 gene encoding protein DEFECTIVE IN MERISTEM SILENCING 3, protein MQMPQHPYHTNPVSIQGSSALVPVDLNENHVDSHNDAQNGGYQQAESLFRRSQKLEADLHMLGMKIKQHEDNLNNLNAQKSKLDNSILHLQATSGKSESSNTLTIDNGDSPLPISKEEVNKQILQHEKSAAGILCQIKTRFKAQASHLTPTKDVVGIVATLGQVEDDNLSRLFSEYLGLDTMLALVCRTIEGIKALEMHDKDGIVNKSSGLHGLGASIGRALDGRFLVICLESLRPYPGTYMADDAQRKLDILNPRLPNGSCPPGFIGFAVNMINIDSSNLFGVTPSGYGLRETLFYNLFSRTQVYKTRADMVQALPCISDGALSLDGGMIRSCGVFYMGNRVDIDVRFPRPEISMGIDNSLKLEMQLKDLKSQKENILEDLKREQTLLDVAKVNFQKKKNEYIRFLAESSANATTQVGRF, encoded by the exons ATGCAGATGCCTCAG CATCCATATCATACCAATCCTGTATCCATTCAAGGATCTTCAGCATTGGTGCCAGTGGATTTGAATGAAAACCATGTTGATTCTCACAACGATGCACAAAACGGTGGATATCAACAAGCAGAATCCCTCTTCCGACGGTCCCAG AAACTAGAGGCTGATCTACATATGTTGGGGATGAAAATTAAGCAGCACGAGGACAACCTAAATAATTTGaatgctcaaaagagcaaattGGACAATTCCATTCTTCATTTGCAAG CTACTAGTGGGAAATCAGAGTCTTCAAATACACTTACCATTGATAATGGGGACAGTCCCCTCCCCATCAGTAAGGAGGAGGTTAATAAACAGATATTGCAACATGAAAAATCTGCTGCGGGTATTTTGTGCCAGATCAAGACTCGTTTTAAAGCTCAGGCATCTCATCTTACACCAACTAAGGATGTTGTGGGGATTGTTGCCACACTGGGCCAAGTTGAGGATGACAATCTTAGCAG ACTTTTCTCAGAGTATCTAGGGCTGGACACCATGCTGGCGCTTGTCTGTAGAACCATTGAAGGAATCAAGGCTCTTGAAATGCATGATAAGGACGGCATTGTAAATAAGAGTTCTGGTCTTCACGGACTAGGTGCCTCTATTGGAAGGGCTTTGGATGGTCGGTTTCTAGTGATATGTCTTGAATCTCTGAG GCCTTATCCAGGTACATATATGGCTGATGATGCACAACGGAAGCTGGACATTTTAAACCCAAGATTACCCAATGGGTCATGTCCGCCTGGCTTTATTGGCTTTGCAGTGAATATGATCAACATTGATAGCTCAAACCTATTTGGTGTAACTCCCAGTGGTTATGGCCTCAGAGAAACCCTGTTTTATAATCTCTTCTCTCGTACACAAGTATATAAGACTAGGGCAGATATGGTACAAGCACTTCCTTGCATAAGCGATGGAGCTCTCTCTTTAGATGGAGGAATGATTAGGAGCTGCGGTGTATTTTACATGGGCAATAG GGTGGATATAGATGTGAGATTCCCAAGGCCAGAAATATCAATGGGGATTGATAACTCCCTTAAACTTGAGATGCAATTAAAGGATTTGAAATCGCAGAAGGAAAATATTCTGGAAGATTTGAAAAGGGAACAGACTCTGTTGGATGTGGCAAAGGTCAATTTccagaaaaagaagaatgagtatATCAGGTTTCTGGCAGAAAGCtctgcaaatgcaacaactcaG GTTggaagattttga